Part of the Patescibacteria group bacterium genome is shown below.
TCTACTGATACGAAATTGCTTGAGGTTAGAATTTTTGATGAAGCAACCAAAAAAGCAGTTTATGCGACACAAACTGCAAAAGCAGAGAAAAAAGGCGAATCAAATTGCCCGCATTGCGCTATTGGACATGATGCCAACAAGAGTAAAATTTGGAGTTTAAACGATATGGATGCTGACCATGTAGCGGCTTGGAGTAAGGGTGGTAAAAGCGATATTAAGAATTGCCAAATGCTGTGCAAAACGCATAATCGAGCAAAAGGTAATCGGTAAGAAAAATTAATTATGTTAAAATCAATTCTTAAAAAAATTATTCCCAAAAAATTATTTATTTTTTATTACCAGTCTTTAGCTTTATTGGCTGCTTTTTTTTATAATCAGCCGAGCCAAAAAATGATTGTTATCGGCATAACCGGCACGGCCGGTAAGTCAACTGTGGTAAATTTGGTCGGTCGGATTTTGGAAAAAGCCGGCTATCAATGCGGTTGGGCGACAACTTTCAATTTTAAAGTGGGCCCAAAAGAGTGGATTAATAAGACAAAAATGACCATGCTTGGCCGTTTTGCTCTTCAAAAAATGCTTAAACAGATGCTCGCAGCAGGCTCTAAATACGCGATAATTGAGACTTCTTCAGAAGGAATCATCCAAAGTCGCCATTTGGGAATTAATTACGATGTGGCGGTTTTTACCAATCTCAGCCCGGAACATATTGAATCTCACGGCGGTTTTGATAAATATCGCCAGGCCAAACAAAAACTTTTTTATAATTTAACAAAAAAACATAAACGAATTAATGGTCGGACGATTAAGAAGGTGATTGTTGCTAATTTGGATGACGAAAATGCGGAACATTTTTTAAAATTTCCGGCTGATGAAAAATATGGCTATACAATTAAGAATCTAGAATCTAGAATTAAGAATTTAGAAGGATTAAAAGTTGTTAAAGCCGAAAATATCTGTTTGGATTCAAATAATTCTAAATTCCAAATTCTAAATTCCAAATTCATAATTAATTTAGCCGGAGAGTTTAATGTTTATAATTCTTTGGCGGCGATTTGTGTTGCCTTATCTCAAGGAGTGAGTTTGGAAATTTGCCAAAAAGCGCTGGAAGAAATTGAACTAATGCCCGGCCGAATGGAAAAAATAATTACTCATCCGTTTGAAGTAATCGTTGATTATGCGCATACTCCGGAGAGCTTAGAGCAAGTTTATAAAACTCTTCAAAATTCCAAATTCCAAATTCCAAATTCCAAATTGATATGTGTGCTTGGCGCGGCCGGCGGGGGACGGGACAAATGGAAAAGACCGAAATTGGGAGAACTGGCGGAAAAATATTGTGATCATATTATCATTACCAACGAAGATCCGTATAATGAAAATCCGGAAAAAATTATTGATGAAATAATTTCCGGAATTAAAAATAAAAATCAAGATAAAATTTTAAAAATTATTGATCGGAGAGAGGCGATTAGAAAAGCTTTAAGTTTGGCCAAAGAAAAAGACGTGGTGGTGATAACAGGCAAGGGGTGCGAGCAGTGCATTATGGGTCAGAATAATACCAGGTTTTTTTGGGATGATAGAGAGGTGGCAAAAGAAGAATTTAATAAAATATAGTTTTTTAAATTTGGGGGTAAACTGTGGAAAACCCAGATTTACCTTTATTTAAGCCAAAATAGGCGAGTTAAAAATATTTTATAATGGGTTGACAAAAAACGGCTTATTTGCTATCATGTATAAGTATTAAAATAAATAGACCAATAATTTTGTATATTCGGTCAACTAAAATTTAGTAGAAATAAAAAGGTTCCTGACGCTAAAAGTAGCGGAAGGTAATTTTTCTGTATCCCGTTTTTATTTAATAATTTTTTTAAATTTTAATATGTCTCGTACTCCTAGAAAATATTTTTCAAAATCTCGTTTTAGTATAGGATTGCCGGATTTGATTCAGATACAAAAAGATTCTTATAAATGGTTTTTGGACAAAGGGATTAAAGAATTATTGCAAGAATTTTCGCCTATTGAAGATTTTGTCGGTAAAAATTTCGAATTGAAATTTTTGGATTATAAAATCGGCGAACCGAAGTTCGACGAAGTTACTTCTAAAAATAGAAATTTGAATTACGAAGTGCCACTCAAAGTCAAAGTGCGATTAACCAGCAGGTTAACCGGAAAAAGGGTAGACCAAGAAGTTTATTTTGGAGACCTTCCACTGATGACCGATCGGGGCACTTTTATTATTAACGGAATTGAAAGAGTCATTGTTAAACAATTAATCAGATCGCCCGGCGTGTTTTTTGACACGGAATTAGTCAAGGGGCGATTTTCTTATAAAACAAAAATTATTCCCGAGAGAGGAGCTTGGCTTGAATTTGAAATTGATCCTCATAAAATTATTTATGTCAGAATTGATCGTCAGAGAAAAACTCCGGTTTCTTCTCTTTTGAGAGTTTTCGGCGTCGGTTCGGATCAGGAAATTTTAGATTTATTCACGCCGAAAAATTTACCCAAAACAAAAGAAGAAGTAAAAAAAGAAATTCCTTATCTTGATTATATCAGAGCAACCATAGAAAAAGATCCGTCGTCTTCCGAAGATGAAGGATTAATTGAAGTTTATCGAAAAATCAGACCCGGAGATTTGGCTACCGTGGATAATGCCCGCAGCTTGATCCACGCCATGTTTTTCAATCCTCATCGTTACGATTTAAGCAAAGTCGGACGTTTCAAAATAAATGAAAGATTTAATTTTTCCGACAAAGTTGATGAGCGCGTTGTTCGAGTTGAGGACTTGGTGAGAATTCTTAAAGAATTGATTAAATTGGATTATCATCAATTGATTGCCGATGATATTGATCATTTGGCAAATCGAAGAATCAGAGCCGTAGGCGAGTTGGTTCAAAACAGAATCAGAGTGGGCTTATTAAGGCTTCAGCGCATTGTCAGAGACAGAATGAGTACTTTGGAAGGCAAGAATTTATTGCCCGGACAATTGATTAATGTCAGACCGATTAGCGGAGTAATTCGCGAATTTTTCATGTCCAGTCAGTTATCTCAATTTATGGATCAAACCAATCCGCTTTCAGAATTGGAACATAAGCGCAGATTAACCGTGGCCGGTCCCGGCGGTTTAAGCCGAGACAGAGCCGGTTTTGAAGTGCGCGATGTGCATCGAACTTTTTATGGAAAAATTTGTCCAATTGCCACACCGGAAGGACCAAACGTCGGTTTAGTCGGACACTTGGCTTGCTATGCCCGACTTGATGAATACGGATTTATTGAAACGCCTTACCGCAAAGTGACAAACGGAGTTTTAACAAATCAAATTGTTTATTTGAATTCTTTAGATGAAGATCGACATACCACGGCTCCATTTTCCACTCAGTTTGATGAAAACGGAAGAATCGTTGAGCAAAAAGTGGAAGCAAGGGTTAACGGCCGTCCGGGTTTTAGCACAAGAGATAAAGTGGAATTTATCGATGTGGCGCCAAACCAAATTGTCAGTGTCGGCACTTCATTGATTCCATTTTTGGAACACGACGATGGTGTCAGAGCCTTGATGGGAACAAACATGCAACGTCAGGCTGTTCCTTTAATCAGACCGGAAGCTCCGCTTGTCGGAACCGGTATTGAAGCTAATATTGCCAAGGATTCCGGTTATTTAATACAAGCTGATATGTCAGGCAAGGTAACAGAAGTTGACGGCAATCATGTTAAAATTTCAAATAAAAGCGGTAAAACCAGAACTTATAATTTAATCAAATACGATCGCTCAAATTTTGATACTTGTATTAATCAAAAACCCGTAGTGGAAAAAGGACAAGAAGTTGAGCCGGGTGATATTTTAGTGGAAGGTTCGGCAATGGAAGACGGGGAATTGGCACTCGGTCATAATATTTTAGTGGCCTTTATGTCTTGGGAAGGAGGCAATTATGAAGATGCTATTTTGTTATCTTCAAAATTGGTCCAGCAAGATAAATTCAGTTCAATTTATATTGACGAACATATTATTGAAGTTCGCGAAACAAAATTCGGTCCGGAAGTGATTACTCGCGACATACCGAATGTCAGTGAAGAAAAATTAAAAAATCTTGATGATGAAGGCATTGTCAGAATCGGCGCCGAAGTCAAATCAGGAGATATTTTAGTCGGTAAAATTACGCCAAAAGGCGAAATGGAATTATCGGCTGAAGAAAAACTTTTACGCGCTATCTTTGGAGAAAAAGCCCGCGATGTTCGCGATACTTCTCTTTATCTTGAACACGGCGAACATGGAAAAGTAATCAGTATTAAAATATTCTCGCGTGATGCAGGAGACAAGCTTCCGCCAGGCGTAGTCAAATCAATTAAAGTTTTGGTTGCTGATTTGAGAAAAGCGCAAGTGGGAGACAAAATGGCAGGCCGACACGGAAATAAAGGTGTAATTTCCAGAATTGTTCCTGAAGAAAATATGCCGTATTTGGAAGACGGCACGCCGGTTGATATTATTTTAAATCCGCTTGGCGTAGTTTCCAGAATGAATTTGGGACAAATCTTAGAAACACACATGGGCTTTGCCGCTCAAAAATTAGGTTATAAAGTGGCTACCCCGGCCTTTAATGGTATTAATGAAAAAACAATCAAAGAAGAATTGGTTAAAGCCGGTTATCCGGCCAGCGGAAAAATGACTCTTTATGATGGCCGCAATGGTTTAAAATTTGAAGAACCGGTAACCGTCGGATATATTTACATGTTGAAATTAAATCACTTGGTTGAAGATAAAATTCATCAACGTTCAATCGGTCCTTATTCATTGATTACGCAGCAGCCACTCGGCGGACGAGCTCAATTCGGCGGACAGAGATTCGGTGAAATGGAAGTCTGGGCGCTTGAAGGTTATGGCGCGGCTCATTCGTTACAGGAAATGCTGACAATCAAATCAGACGATGTACCCGGCCGAACCAAAGCTTATGAATCAATTATCAAAGGCGAACCGGTGAGAGAAGTTCACATCCCGGAATCTTTTAACGTTTTGGTAAACGAATTGAGAGGATTGGGATTGAGCGTGGAAATGTTAAGAGACGGTAAATGCGTAAATACCGAACCAAATAAACCGAATAAAAAATCATAATTAATTTTCATTTTATATTTTATTTTTTATGTCTACTCCTTCAACAATTAGAACATTGTCTTTGCCGGATGAAAAGTTAAGGAAGAATTCTGATTTTGATTCTATCAGACTGAAAATCGCTTCACCTGAAGAAATACTTAATTGGTCTTATGGAGAAGTGATAAAACCTGAGACTATCAATTATAGAACCGAGAGA
Proteins encoded:
- a CDS encoding DNA-directed RNA polymerase subunit beta — protein: MSRTPRKYFSKSRFSIGLPDLIQIQKDSYKWFLDKGIKELLQEFSPIEDFVGKNFELKFLDYKIGEPKFDEVTSKNRNLNYEVPLKVKVRLTSRLTGKRVDQEVYFGDLPLMTDRGTFIINGIERVIVKQLIRSPGVFFDTELVKGRFSYKTKIIPERGAWLEFEIDPHKIIYVRIDRQRKTPVSSLLRVFGVGSDQEILDLFTPKNLPKTKEEVKKEIPYLDYIRATIEKDPSSSEDEGLIEVYRKIRPGDLATVDNARSLIHAMFFNPHRYDLSKVGRFKINERFNFSDKVDERVVRVEDLVRILKELIKLDYHQLIADDIDHLANRRIRAVGELVQNRIRVGLLRLQRIVRDRMSTLEGKNLLPGQLINVRPISGVIREFFMSSQLSQFMDQTNPLSELEHKRRLTVAGPGGLSRDRAGFEVRDVHRTFYGKICPIATPEGPNVGLVGHLACYARLDEYGFIETPYRKVTNGVLTNQIVYLNSLDEDRHTTAPFSTQFDENGRIVEQKVEARVNGRPGFSTRDKVEFIDVAPNQIVSVGTSLIPFLEHDDGVRALMGTNMQRQAVPLIRPEAPLVGTGIEANIAKDSGYLIQADMSGKVTEVDGNHVKISNKSGKTRTYNLIKYDRSNFDTCINQKPVVEKGQEVEPGDILVEGSAMEDGELALGHNILVAFMSWEGGNYEDAILLSSKLVQQDKFSSIYIDEHIIEVRETKFGPEVITRDIPNVSEEKLKNLDDEGIVRIGAEVKSGDILVGKITPKGEMELSAEEKLLRAIFGEKARDVRDTSLYLEHGEHGKVISIKIFSRDAGDKLPPGVVKSIKVLVADLRKAQVGDKMAGRHGNKGVISRIVPEENMPYLEDGTPVDIILNPLGVVSRMNLGQILETHMGFAAQKLGYKVATPAFNGINEKTIKEELVKAGYPASGKMTLYDGRNGLKFEEPVTVGYIYMLKLNHLVEDKIHQRSIGPYSLITQQPLGGRAQFGGQRFGEMEVWALEGYGAAHSLQEMLTIKSDDVPGRTKAYESIIKGEPVREVHIPESFNVLVNELRGLGLSVEMLRDGKCVNTEPNKPNKKS
- a CDS encoding UDP-N-acetylmuramoyl-L-alanyl-D-glutamate--2,6-diaminopimelate ligase, translated to MLKSILKKIIPKKLFIFYYQSLALLAAFFYNQPSQKMIVIGITGTAGKSTVVNLVGRILEKAGYQCGWATTFNFKVGPKEWINKTKMTMLGRFALQKMLKQMLAAGSKYAIIETSSEGIIQSRHLGINYDVAVFTNLSPEHIESHGGFDKYRQAKQKLFYNLTKKHKRINGRTIKKVIVANLDDENAEHFLKFPADEKYGYTIKNLESRIKNLEGLKVVKAENICLDSNNSKFQILNSKFIINLAGEFNVYNSLAAICVALSQGVSLEICQKALEEIELMPGRMEKIITHPFEVIVDYAHTPESLEQVYKTLQNSKFQIPNSKLICVLGAAGGGRDKWKRPKLGELAEKYCDHIIITNEDPYNENPEKIIDEIISGIKNKNQDKILKIIDRREAIRKALSLAKEKDVVVITGKGCEQCIMGQNNTRFFWDDREVAKEEFNKI